A window of Festucalex cinctus isolate MCC-2025b chromosome 6, RoL_Fcin_1.0, whole genome shotgun sequence contains these coding sequences:
- the LOC144020208 gene encoding B-cell receptor CD22-like isoform X2 encodes MSWTAQKGFVIFVILLFHKQVLATSGWEGTYASSRAICGLTGSTVTLNCSFKYPATAGRINKTLWFKTGSSDKPDDLSLDPNYSGRLNSPCEKDWCSLSISQLKESDVGTYKFRLVTTGNKFTFKPGVDLRVTDLNVEVSPFYLKCATGAQCSLGSSASYIWYENGEEIQDATSREFRDFDSKHSYSCAVRGQQQLTSRPVCTSSQCNKVLYKSRSICALKGSSVDISCTYSAYNQVRSKFWFRTDRNLDDQSDTRLQFPQESYRKSTLRIKNVMESDAGEYRFKFTTLDFEWKSSLPGTTLTVTAVQVQVINVERQDSHIVAQLSCHTSCSPPDPWYLCWKQNERRVGNCVPSNTAIIHVQMTLQPGEYVSCSAEGYQVSISSPPLYVLKAPRVSLMTSLDDIMEGRPLTLTCTTDTSTSRQYRWFKKNGNLPVQDLRTDGPQLVFSAIRSSDSAEYFCSAANGLGEKMSKPVQVDVKYAPKFFHLRASPSNVIDEGQSVTLSCGSDAKPAASYTLYKDNQTVQRHQKPEGFLEFRTQHAGSFYCVALNKYGNVKSSTVVVDVQYAPRIPNVSAIPSDYINVGSLVTLTCSSDANPNASYTWYKDQQSSPVSKAAVFNISDYQAHHNGEYRCEAWNSKGRTNATLRLHANASPLTVATVGGITAGMLLVLLLVTVLLLRKKLASKAQPNSNANGGTDRPDELVYSTVVFNKDNKDTPIYSNVAGAKRHPHEDEDEGEGVEYTAVKCNSSRATGLKPQGGR; translated from the exons ATGAGCTGGACTGCGCAAAAGGGATTCGTCATATTTGTCATCTTGCTCTTCCACAAACAAG TGTTGGCGACGAGCGGCTGGGAAGGAACTTACGCTTCTTCGCGCGCCATCTGCGGCCTGACAGGAAGCACAGTGACGCTCAACTGCTCCTTCAAGTACCCGGCAACAGCAGGCCGTATTAATAAGACTTTGTGGTTCAAAACAGGGTCCAGTGACAAACCTGATGATTTGAGTTTGGACCCGAATTACTCTGGTCGCCTGAACTCTCCCTGTGAAAAAGACTGGTGCAGTTTGTCAATCAGCCAGCTAAAAGAAAGCGACGTCGGCACGTATAAATTCAGATTGGTAACGACGGGAAACAAGTTCACTTTCAAGCCTGGAGTCGATCTACGCGTCACAG ATCTCAATGTAGAAGTGTCGCCATTTTATCTGAAATGTGCTACTGGCGCTCAGTGCAGCCTGGGGTCTTCTGCTTCGTACATCTGGTACGAGAATGGAGAGGAAATCCAAGACGCGACCTCGCGAGAGTTTCGTGATTTTGACTCCAAACACAGCTACTCCTGCGCTGTAAGAGGACAGCAGCAGCTCACGTCTCGTCCCGTTT GTACGTCCAGCCAATGTAACAAGGTGCTTTACAAGTCAAGAAGCATCTGCGCCCTCAAAGGCTCGTCAGTGGACATTAGTTGCACTTACAGCGCCTACAATCAAGTCAGGTCCAAATTCTGGTTCAGAACGGATCGTAACTTGGATGACCAGTCTGACACTCGTCTTCAGTTCCCTCAAGAATCGTACAGAAAATCTACTCTGAGAATTAAGAACGTGATGGAGAGTGATGCTGGCGAGTATCGCTTCAAATTCACCACATTGGATTTCGAATGGAAGAGTAGTTTACCTGGAACCACTTTGACTGTCACAG CTGTGCAGGTGCAGGTGATCAACGTTGAAAGGCAAGATTCTCACATCGTCGCTCAGCTATCGTGCCACACGAGCTGCAGTCCGCCTGATCCTTGGTATTTGTGCTGGAAGCAGAACGAACGACGAGTGGGGAACTGTGTACCTTCAAACACAGCCATCATCCACGTCCAAATGACTTTACAACCTGGAGAATATGTCAGCTGTTCCGCGGAAGGATATCAAGTCAGCATCTCTTCTCCTCCTCTGT ATGTTCTGAAGGCTCCTAGGGTGTcgctgatgacatcacttgatgACATCATGGAGGGTCGTCCACTGACCCTGACCTGCACGACTGACACGTCAACATCACGTCAATACCGGTGGTTTAAGAAGAACGGAAACTTGCCTGTTCAAGACTTACGTACAGACGGACCACAGCTGGTCTTCAGCGCCATCCGGTCTTCAGACTCGGCAGAATATTTTTGTAGCGCGGCGAACGGGCTGGGGGAGAAGATGTCGAAACCCGTCCAGGTTGACGTGAAAT ATGCTCCAaagttttttcatttgagggcgaGTCCATCAAACGTCATCGATGAGGGCCAGTCAGTCACTCTGAGTTGCGGCAGTGACGCTAAACCAGCAGCTAGCTACACCTTGTACAAAGACAACCAAACCGTGCAGCGCCACCAGAAACCAGAAGGATTTTTGGAGTTCCGCACGCAACACGCCGGAAGCTTCTACTGCGTTGCCCTCAATAAATATGGAAACGTCAAATCTTCAACCGTGGTCGTTGACGTCCAGT ATGCTCCTCGGATTCCGAACGTCTCGGCGATTCCGTCCGATTACATCAATGTGGGCTCTTTGGTCACCCTGACATGTAGCAGCGATGCTAACCCCAACGCTAGCTACACTTGGTACAAGGACCAGCAGTCGTCTCCTGTATCAAAGGCGGCTGTCTTCAACATCAGCGACTACCAGGCGCACCACAATGGCGAGTATCGCTGCGAGGCCTGGAACTCAAAAGGGCGGACGAACGCCACGCTTCGGCTCCACGCCAATGCTA GTCCGCTGACGGTGGCGACGGTGGGTGGCATAACGGCGGGCATGCTGCTCGTCCTTCTTCTTGTCACTGTCCTGCTGCTCAG GAAGAAATTGGCATCAAAAGCtcag CCAAACTCGAACGCAAACGGCGGAACGGATCGTCCGGACGAGCTGGTGTACTCCACGGTGGTGTTCAACAAAGACAACAAAGACACGCCCATCTACTCCAACGTCGCCGGCGCCAAGAGGCACCCgcacgaggacgaggacgagggcGAGGGGGTGGAGTACACCGCCGTCAAATGCAACAGCAGCCGCGCCACGGG GCTCAAGCCTCAAGGAGGGCGCTGA
- the LOC144020208 gene encoding B-cell receptor CD22-like isoform X1, with the protein MSWTAQKGFVIFVILLFHKQVLATSGWEGTYASSRAICGLTGSTVTLNCSFKYPATAGRINKTLWFKTGSSDKPDDLSLDPNYSGRLNSPCEKDWCSLSISQLKESDVGTYKFRLVTTGNKFTFKPGVDLRVTDLNVEVSPFYLKCATGAQCSLGSSASYIWYENGEEIQDATSREFRDFDSKHSYSCAVRGQQQLTSRPVCTSSQCNKVLYKSRSICALKGSSVDISCTYSAYNQVRSKFWFRTDRNLDDQSDTRLQFPQESYRKSTLRIKNVMESDAGEYRFKFTTLDFEWKSSLPGTTLTVTAVQVQVINVERQDSHIVAQLSCHTSCSPPDPWYLCWKQNERRVGNCVPSNTAIIHVQMTLQPGEYVSCSAEGYQVSISSPPLYVLKAPRVSLMTSLDDIMEGRPLTLTCTTDTSTSRQYRWFKKNGNLPVQDLRTDGPQLVFSAIRSSDSAEYFCSAANGLGEKMSKPVQVDVKYAPKFFHLRASPSNVIDEGQSVTLSCGSDAKPAASYTLYKDNQTVQRHQKPEGFLEFRTQHAGSFYCVALNKYGNVKSSTVVVDVQYAPRIPNVSAIPSDYINVGSLVTLTCSSDANPNASYTWYKDQQSSPVSKAAVFNISDYQAHHNGEYRCEAWNSKGRTNATLRLHANASPLTVATVGGITAGMLLVLLLVTVLLLRKKLASKAQPNSNANGGTDRPDELVYSTVVFNKDNKDTPIYSNVAGAKRHPHEDEDEGEGVEYTAVKCNSSRATGSVLFASFLIF; encoded by the exons ATGAGCTGGACTGCGCAAAAGGGATTCGTCATATTTGTCATCTTGCTCTTCCACAAACAAG TGTTGGCGACGAGCGGCTGGGAAGGAACTTACGCTTCTTCGCGCGCCATCTGCGGCCTGACAGGAAGCACAGTGACGCTCAACTGCTCCTTCAAGTACCCGGCAACAGCAGGCCGTATTAATAAGACTTTGTGGTTCAAAACAGGGTCCAGTGACAAACCTGATGATTTGAGTTTGGACCCGAATTACTCTGGTCGCCTGAACTCTCCCTGTGAAAAAGACTGGTGCAGTTTGTCAATCAGCCAGCTAAAAGAAAGCGACGTCGGCACGTATAAATTCAGATTGGTAACGACGGGAAACAAGTTCACTTTCAAGCCTGGAGTCGATCTACGCGTCACAG ATCTCAATGTAGAAGTGTCGCCATTTTATCTGAAATGTGCTACTGGCGCTCAGTGCAGCCTGGGGTCTTCTGCTTCGTACATCTGGTACGAGAATGGAGAGGAAATCCAAGACGCGACCTCGCGAGAGTTTCGTGATTTTGACTCCAAACACAGCTACTCCTGCGCTGTAAGAGGACAGCAGCAGCTCACGTCTCGTCCCGTTT GTACGTCCAGCCAATGTAACAAGGTGCTTTACAAGTCAAGAAGCATCTGCGCCCTCAAAGGCTCGTCAGTGGACATTAGTTGCACTTACAGCGCCTACAATCAAGTCAGGTCCAAATTCTGGTTCAGAACGGATCGTAACTTGGATGACCAGTCTGACACTCGTCTTCAGTTCCCTCAAGAATCGTACAGAAAATCTACTCTGAGAATTAAGAACGTGATGGAGAGTGATGCTGGCGAGTATCGCTTCAAATTCACCACATTGGATTTCGAATGGAAGAGTAGTTTACCTGGAACCACTTTGACTGTCACAG CTGTGCAGGTGCAGGTGATCAACGTTGAAAGGCAAGATTCTCACATCGTCGCTCAGCTATCGTGCCACACGAGCTGCAGTCCGCCTGATCCTTGGTATTTGTGCTGGAAGCAGAACGAACGACGAGTGGGGAACTGTGTACCTTCAAACACAGCCATCATCCACGTCCAAATGACTTTACAACCTGGAGAATATGTCAGCTGTTCCGCGGAAGGATATCAAGTCAGCATCTCTTCTCCTCCTCTGT ATGTTCTGAAGGCTCCTAGGGTGTcgctgatgacatcacttgatgACATCATGGAGGGTCGTCCACTGACCCTGACCTGCACGACTGACACGTCAACATCACGTCAATACCGGTGGTTTAAGAAGAACGGAAACTTGCCTGTTCAAGACTTACGTACAGACGGACCACAGCTGGTCTTCAGCGCCATCCGGTCTTCAGACTCGGCAGAATATTTTTGTAGCGCGGCGAACGGGCTGGGGGAGAAGATGTCGAAACCCGTCCAGGTTGACGTGAAAT ATGCTCCAaagttttttcatttgagggcgaGTCCATCAAACGTCATCGATGAGGGCCAGTCAGTCACTCTGAGTTGCGGCAGTGACGCTAAACCAGCAGCTAGCTACACCTTGTACAAAGACAACCAAACCGTGCAGCGCCACCAGAAACCAGAAGGATTTTTGGAGTTCCGCACGCAACACGCCGGAAGCTTCTACTGCGTTGCCCTCAATAAATATGGAAACGTCAAATCTTCAACCGTGGTCGTTGACGTCCAGT ATGCTCCTCGGATTCCGAACGTCTCGGCGATTCCGTCCGATTACATCAATGTGGGCTCTTTGGTCACCCTGACATGTAGCAGCGATGCTAACCCCAACGCTAGCTACACTTGGTACAAGGACCAGCAGTCGTCTCCTGTATCAAAGGCGGCTGTCTTCAACATCAGCGACTACCAGGCGCACCACAATGGCGAGTATCGCTGCGAGGCCTGGAACTCAAAAGGGCGGACGAACGCCACGCTTCGGCTCCACGCCAATGCTA GTCCGCTGACGGTGGCGACGGTGGGTGGCATAACGGCGGGCATGCTGCTCGTCCTTCTTCTTGTCACTGTCCTGCTGCTCAG GAAGAAATTGGCATCAAAAGCtcag CCAAACTCGAACGCAAACGGCGGAACGGATCGTCCGGACGAGCTGGTGTACTCCACGGTGGTGTTCAACAAAGACAACAAAGACACGCCCATCTACTCCAACGTCGCCGGCGCCAAGAGGCACCCgcacgaggacgaggacgagggcGAGGGGGTGGAGTACACCGCCGTCAAATGCAACAGCAGCCGCGCCACGGGGTCAGTTCTCTTTGCATCTTTTCTCATATTTTAG
- the LOC144020208 gene encoding B-cell receptor CD22-like isoform X3 encodes MSWTAQKGFVIFVILLFHKQVLATSGWEGTYASSRAICGLTGSTVTLNCSFKYPATAGRINKTLWFKTGSSDKPDDLSLDPNYSGRLNSPCEKDWCSLSISQLKESDVGTYKFRLVTTGNKFTFKPGVDLRVTDLNVEVSPFYLKCATGAQCSLGSSASYIWYENGEEIQDATSREFRDFDSKHSYSCAVRGQQQLTSRPVCTSSQCNKVLYKSRSICALKGSSVDISCTYSAYNQVRSKFWFRTDRNLDDQSDTRLQFPQESYRKSTLRIKNVMESDAGEYRFKFTTLDFEWKSSLPGTTLTVTAVQVQVINVERQDSHIVAQLSCHTSCSPPDPWYLCWKQNERRVGNCVPSNTAIIHVQMTLQPGEYVSCSAEGYQVSISSPPLYVLKAPRVSLMTSLDDIMEGRPLTLTCTTDTSTSRQYRWFKKNGNLPVQDLRTDGPQLVFSAIRSSDSAEYFCSAANGLGEKMSKPVQVDVKYAPRIPNVSAIPSDYINVGSLVTLTCSSDANPNASYTWYKDQQSSPVSKAAVFNISDYQAHHNGEYRCEAWNSKGRTNATLRLHANASPLTVATVGGITAGMLLVLLLVTVLLLRKKLASKAQPNSNANGGTDRPDELVYSTVVFNKDNKDTPIYSNVAGAKRHPHEDEDEGEGVEYTAVKCNSSRATGSVLFASFLIF; translated from the exons ATGAGCTGGACTGCGCAAAAGGGATTCGTCATATTTGTCATCTTGCTCTTCCACAAACAAG TGTTGGCGACGAGCGGCTGGGAAGGAACTTACGCTTCTTCGCGCGCCATCTGCGGCCTGACAGGAAGCACAGTGACGCTCAACTGCTCCTTCAAGTACCCGGCAACAGCAGGCCGTATTAATAAGACTTTGTGGTTCAAAACAGGGTCCAGTGACAAACCTGATGATTTGAGTTTGGACCCGAATTACTCTGGTCGCCTGAACTCTCCCTGTGAAAAAGACTGGTGCAGTTTGTCAATCAGCCAGCTAAAAGAAAGCGACGTCGGCACGTATAAATTCAGATTGGTAACGACGGGAAACAAGTTCACTTTCAAGCCTGGAGTCGATCTACGCGTCACAG ATCTCAATGTAGAAGTGTCGCCATTTTATCTGAAATGTGCTACTGGCGCTCAGTGCAGCCTGGGGTCTTCTGCTTCGTACATCTGGTACGAGAATGGAGAGGAAATCCAAGACGCGACCTCGCGAGAGTTTCGTGATTTTGACTCCAAACACAGCTACTCCTGCGCTGTAAGAGGACAGCAGCAGCTCACGTCTCGTCCCGTTT GTACGTCCAGCCAATGTAACAAGGTGCTTTACAAGTCAAGAAGCATCTGCGCCCTCAAAGGCTCGTCAGTGGACATTAGTTGCACTTACAGCGCCTACAATCAAGTCAGGTCCAAATTCTGGTTCAGAACGGATCGTAACTTGGATGACCAGTCTGACACTCGTCTTCAGTTCCCTCAAGAATCGTACAGAAAATCTACTCTGAGAATTAAGAACGTGATGGAGAGTGATGCTGGCGAGTATCGCTTCAAATTCACCACATTGGATTTCGAATGGAAGAGTAGTTTACCTGGAACCACTTTGACTGTCACAG CTGTGCAGGTGCAGGTGATCAACGTTGAAAGGCAAGATTCTCACATCGTCGCTCAGCTATCGTGCCACACGAGCTGCAGTCCGCCTGATCCTTGGTATTTGTGCTGGAAGCAGAACGAACGACGAGTGGGGAACTGTGTACCTTCAAACACAGCCATCATCCACGTCCAAATGACTTTACAACCTGGAGAATATGTCAGCTGTTCCGCGGAAGGATATCAAGTCAGCATCTCTTCTCCTCCTCTGT ATGTTCTGAAGGCTCCTAGGGTGTcgctgatgacatcacttgatgACATCATGGAGGGTCGTCCACTGACCCTGACCTGCACGACTGACACGTCAACATCACGTCAATACCGGTGGTTTAAGAAGAACGGAAACTTGCCTGTTCAAGACTTACGTACAGACGGACCACAGCTGGTCTTCAGCGCCATCCGGTCTTCAGACTCGGCAGAATATTTTTGTAGCGCGGCGAACGGGCTGGGGGAGAAGATGTCGAAACCCGTCCAGGTTGACGTGAAAT ATGCTCCTCGGATTCCGAACGTCTCGGCGATTCCGTCCGATTACATCAATGTGGGCTCTTTGGTCACCCTGACATGTAGCAGCGATGCTAACCCCAACGCTAGCTACACTTGGTACAAGGACCAGCAGTCGTCTCCTGTATCAAAGGCGGCTGTCTTCAACATCAGCGACTACCAGGCGCACCACAATGGCGAGTATCGCTGCGAGGCCTGGAACTCAAAAGGGCGGACGAACGCCACGCTTCGGCTCCACGCCAATGCTA GTCCGCTGACGGTGGCGACGGTGGGTGGCATAACGGCGGGCATGCTGCTCGTCCTTCTTCTTGTCACTGTCCTGCTGCTCAG GAAGAAATTGGCATCAAAAGCtcag CCAAACTCGAACGCAAACGGCGGAACGGATCGTCCGGACGAGCTGGTGTACTCCACGGTGGTGTTCAACAAAGACAACAAAGACACGCCCATCTACTCCAACGTCGCCGGCGCCAAGAGGCACCCgcacgaggacgaggacgagggcGAGGGGGTGGAGTACACCGCCGTCAAATGCAACAGCAGCCGCGCCACGGGGTCAGTTCTCTTTGCATCTTTTCTCATATTTTAG